Genomic window (Microbacterium oxydans):
GACGCGCAGGAGCGCGCCTTCACCGAGCTCGGCCCGCACTATCTGCTCGACGTCCCGCGCGACGTCGCCTGGACCTCGGTGCACCCGGAGGCGCGCCTGGACCCGGCAACCGAGTACGGACGCGACGCCGACCTCTACGTGGAGATCGGATCCGGCCAGGGGCACGCGATCGTGGCCGCGGCCTCCGCGCGCCCCGACGACGACTTCCTCGCCGTGGAGGTGTTCCGCGCCGGCCTCGCGCGGACGATGCTCGACGCCGATCGGGAGGGCGCCCGCAACCTGCGCGTGGTCGAGGCGAACGCCCCCGAGGTGCTCTCGTCGTACCTGCCCGAAGCCGCGGCTCGCGAGGTGTGGATCTTCTTCCCCGACCCGTGGCACAAGAAGAAGCACACCAAGCGACGCCTGGTGCGGCAGGGGTTCGGCGACACCGCGGCACGGGCGCTGCGCGACGGCGGGCTCCTCCGCCTCGCCACCGACTGGGAGGACTACGCGCTGCAGATGCGCGAGGTGCT
Coding sequences:
- the trmB gene encoding tRNA (guanosine(46)-N7)-methyltransferase TrmB; the encoded protein is MPEPRTFRDEPVSFVRRSGRMSDAQERAFTELGPHYLLDVPRDVAWTSVHPEARLDPATEYGRDADLYVEIGSGQGHAIVAAASARPDDDFLAVEVFRAGLARTMLDADREGARNLRVVEANAPEVLSSYLPEAAAREVWIFFPDPWHKKKHTKRRLVRQGFGDTAARALRDGGLLRLATDWEDYALQMREVLDAEPLFERAFEGEWAERFDGRVMTAFERKGIAKGRDIRDLVYRRRARA